The uncultured Roseibium sp. genome contains a region encoding:
- a CDS encoding glycosyltransferase family 87 protein, whose translation MSRRASLGGPLFLCAVILAAFCNIYFVAKQLDQLWTFPQSVTQSEREDLDAFYRASELAQEGRAVEAYDPAVFRPGLSEAQHHLIFVNPPHFLLFSYPMASFSYGEVKAATGVLILASLLLIPLFARQPMEMVILFALSAGLHYTLLRMNISVVMVALIVFALQYAERRPVLAGLALAVATIKPQYGWLVPFFLLNSGAYRCFAVAAIGTVFLVAVSVLAFGWDSWPAFFGIFSDPDFKKYALGVTPGSLSLQATIGKLGGTDGLRSAVQVIAMVASAGLVLFLPRRWSREARIGVMLLASAAVASSFLYYSWSLVCAGLLFMLLAVPRWPVSMQAIAGLVWMQPALAMLFFNIYPAYATAYSVFVYATICSALALAIVLVARQDRKAPARAG comes from the coding sequence TTGTCACGCCGGGCGTCTCTTGGCGGTCCTCTCTTCCTGTGCGCGGTTATCCTTGCCGCCTTCTGCAACATCTATTTCGTAGCAAAGCAGTTGGATCAGCTCTGGACGTTTCCGCAGTCCGTCACCCAGTCGGAGCGGGAAGACCTGGACGCCTTCTACCGCGCGTCTGAGCTTGCCCAGGAAGGCCGGGCGGTCGAAGCCTATGATCCGGCTGTGTTTCGTCCCGGGCTGTCGGAAGCCCAGCATCACCTGATCTTCGTCAATCCGCCGCATTTCCTGCTGTTTTCCTATCCGATGGCCTCCTTCAGTTATGGGGAGGTGAAGGCGGCGACCGGAGTGCTGATCCTTGCGTCCCTTCTGCTGATCCCCCTGTTCGCCCGCCAGCCGATGGAAATGGTGATCCTCTTCGCTTTGTCCGCGGGCCTGCACTACACGTTGTTGCGGATGAACATATCTGTCGTGATGGTGGCCCTCATCGTCTTCGCGCTCCAATACGCGGAGCGCAGGCCGGTTCTTGCAGGTCTGGCCCTGGCAGTCGCGACCATCAAGCCGCAATACGGCTGGCTGGTTCCGTTTTTCCTGCTGAATTCCGGGGCCTATCGGTGTTTTGCGGTGGCGGCGATCGGGACGGTCTTTCTGGTGGCCGTATCGGTTCTGGCCTTCGGTTGGGACAGCTGGCCGGCCTTTTTCGGGATCTTCTCCGATCCGGACTTCAAGAAATACGCGCTTGGCGTCACCCCCGGCAGCCTGAGCCTTCAGGCAACGATCGGCAAGCTAGGCGGGACGGACGGTCTGCGTAGCGCGGTTCAGGTGATCGCCATGGTGGCAAGCGCCGGGCTGGTCCTGTTTCTGCCCAGGCGCTGGAGCCGGGAAGCCCGGATCGGCGTGATGCTCCTGGCCTCCGCGGCTGTGGCCTCCTCGTTCCTGTATTACAGTTGGTCGCTGGTCTGCGCCGGATTGCTGTTCATGCTGCTGGCGGTGCCGCGCTGGCCGGTGTCGATGCAGGCCATCGCCGGCCTGGTCTGGATGCAGCCGGCTCTGGCGATGTTGTTTTTCAACATCTATCCCGCCTATGCCACCGCGTATTCGGTATTTGTCTACGCAACAATCTGCTCAGCCCTGGCGCTGGCAATCGTGCTCGTTGCCCGGCAGGACAGGAAGGCACCTGCGCGTGCAGGCTGA
- a CDS encoding NnrU family protein gives MSLLVLGLLVFLGAHALPIFSGVRNTLVARLGGLPYRGLFSVVSAVGLVLIVIGYGQARMDGSPVIYDPPTWTRHVTMLLMLPVFVLLIATYVPGRIREITRHPMLVAVKLWAFAHLLSNGDLASLLLFGGFLVWAVADRISVKRRGDPGVPFSVEIAGKGRGADIFAIVAGLVVYGLFVWKGHELVIGVPLT, from the coding sequence ATGTCATTGCTTGTTCTCGGATTGCTTGTCTTTTTGGGGGCGCATGCCCTGCCGATCTTTTCAGGCGTCCGAAACACCCTGGTGGCCCGTTTGGGGGGCTTGCCCTATCGCGGGCTATTCTCCGTTGTCTCTGCTGTCGGGCTGGTGCTGATCGTCATCGGCTACGGGCAGGCGCGGATGGATGGCAGTCCCGTTATCTATGACCCGCCCACATGGACCCGCCATGTGACCATGCTGCTCATGCTTCCCGTATTCGTACTTCTGATCGCGACCTATGTTCCCGGCCGGATCCGGGAGATTACCCGTCATCCGATGCTGGTTGCGGTAAAGCTGTGGGCCTTTGCCCACCTCCTGTCCAATGGTGATCTGGCGTCGTTGCTGCTTTTCGGTGGCTTTCTGGTCTGGGCGGTCGCCGACCGGATTTCGGTCAAACGGCGCGGGGATCCTGGTGTCCCATTCTCCGTGGAGATAGCCGGGAAGGGCCGTGGGGCGGATATTTTCGCCATCGTGGCGGGGCTGGTCGTCTACGGGCTGTTTGTTTGGAAAGGCCATGAGCTTGTCATCGGCGTTCCATTGACATAA
- a CDS encoding PQQ-binding-like beta-propeller repeat protein yields the protein MRGFCGVLALSVLLAGCGGVSDFAGSINPFSREKKLSGERQPVFDGADPATVATARPATVGPASGGQEWPSAGGGLANDPGNQAISVTGARAWKTNIGATGGGLTTDALRASARPVSAGGRIYIYKPNGDVVALSTNGGRQWVKNLRPEGERDVAPGGGVAVSGGRVYAATAYRQVAALDAGSGQVLWTADLSTPARGAPAVGQGHLVVVTQSNEVIALKLEDGSQAWSYQGIEEIGGILSAADPAIARNQVVVPFSSGEIMSLDIKTGEPQWADGVTRGFRTQALSGLADVSASPVISGDTVYATGVAGRRSPPP from the coding sequence ATGCGCGGCTTTTGCGGCGTGCTGGCCCTGTCCGTCCTGCTCGCAGGCTGTGGCGGCGTTTCAGATTTCGCAGGATCGATCAACCCGTTCAGCAGGGAAAAGAAGCTTTCCGGCGAACGCCAGCCCGTGTTTGACGGTGCGGATCCGGCAACCGTTGCCACCGCCAGGCCGGCCACAGTTGGACCTGCGTCCGGTGGTCAGGAATGGCCCTCCGCGGGCGGCGGCCTTGCCAATGATCCGGGCAATCAGGCGATCTCTGTAACCGGAGCCCGGGCTTGGAAGACGAATATCGGCGCGACGGGTGGTGGTTTGACCACGGATGCCCTGCGTGCCTCCGCAAGACCGGTCAGTGCGGGCGGACGGATCTATATTTACAAGCCCAACGGCGATGTGGTCGCACTGTCCACCAATGGCGGGCGCCAGTGGGTCAAGAACCTGAGGCCGGAAGGCGAGCGCGACGTTGCGCCAGGCGGCGGTGTTGCCGTATCGGGTGGTCGCGTCTATGCGGCAACCGCCTATCGGCAGGTTGCGGCACTGGATGCCGGTTCCGGTCAGGTCCTCTGGACGGCGGATCTGAGCACGCCCGCACGTGGAGCGCCGGCCGTTGGCCAGGGGCATCTTGTCGTCGTGACCCAGTCCAACGAGGTGATCGCGCTGAAACTGGAAGACGGTTCGCAGGCCTGGAGTTATCAGGGCATTGAGGAAATCGGCGGCATTCTGTCCGCGGCCGATCCCGCAATTGCCCGCAATCAGGTCGTTGTGCCGTTTTCTTCCGGCGAAATCATGTCGCTTGATATCAAGACCGGCGAGCCCCAATGGGCGGATGGTGTGACCCGAGGCTTCCGGACACAGGCTCTGTCCGGTCTGGCGGATGTGTCGGCCAGCCCG
- a CDS encoding metal ABC transporter permease: MLDDFFTRALVAGIGVALVAGPLGCFIVWRRMAYFGDTLSHAALLGVALSLLLEINTMLAVFAVCVALSLLLMVLRRREGLSSDALLGLLAHSSLAIGLVCLAFMTWVRMDLIGLLFGDILAVSRSDIAVIYLGGAVVFAGLCIIWNALFAATVSPELAAAEGIRTERANLVFTLLLAAVIAIAMKIVGVLLITALLIIPPAAARQLASGPEQMAGLAAFIGSVAVVAGLYGSLQWDTPSGPSIVVAAMVLFMLSLLPVRYFGSRRQSKIPGGRS; this comes from the coding sequence GCTCGGCTGTTTCATCGTCTGGCGGCGCATGGCCTATTTCGGCGATACGCTGTCGCATGCGGCCCTTCTGGGCGTCGCCCTGTCCCTGCTGCTTGAGATAAACACCATGCTTGCCGTATTCGCGGTCTGCGTGGCCCTGTCCTTGTTGCTGATGGTCCTGCGCCGGCGCGAAGGCTTGTCTTCCGATGCGCTTCTGGGTCTTCTGGCGCATTCTTCGCTGGCGATCGGTTTGGTCTGCCTTGCATTCATGACCTGGGTGCGCATGGACCTGATCGGCCTGCTCTTCGGCGATATTCTGGCGGTTTCAAGGTCGGATATCGCGGTCATTTATCTTGGCGGCGCCGTTGTGTTCGCCGGCCTGTGCATCATCTGGAATGCCTTGTTCGCAGCCACTGTCAGTCCGGAACTCGCAGCAGCCGAGGGCATCAGGACGGAGCGGGCGAATCTTGTCTTCACCCTGCTTCTTGCCGCCGTCATCGCGATCGCCATGAAGATTGTCGGCGTGCTTCTGATCACCGCGCTTCTGATCATTCCGCCGGCCGCCGCGCGTCAACTGGCCTCCGGACCGGAGCAAATGGCTGGCCTTGCGGCCTTCATCGGTTCTGTTGCCGTCGTTGCCGGGCTTTACGGGTCTCTGCAATGGGACACGCCGTCCGGCCCGTCGATTGTTGTTGCGGCGATGGTTCTTTTCATGCTGAGCCTGTTGCCGGTCCGCTATTTCGGCTCCAGGCGGCAAAGCAAGATCCCAGGAGGACGCTCATGA
- a CDS encoding tetratricopeptide repeat protein has product MSDIFREVDEDIRHEKYRRLWDRFGPWVIGVAVLIVVGTGGYRGWLYWHEQNAQQAGDTFLEAVSLSEAGNYDEAEKMFATLNDATGGYPALARMRSATDLGNAGNITEAVAAFDALSRDSAVPEPLRDIAALRAAFLAVDTQEYSAIADRVEGLSGADSAFRAAAREVLALSAWKSGDIDTARRWISDLDADQETPADVSRRVGLLNDVIRAKYGDAPSEKGEAAQ; this is encoded by the coding sequence ATGTCCGACATTTTTCGCGAAGTCGATGAAGACATCCGCCACGAGAAATACCGTCGGCTTTGGGATCGCTTCGGTCCCTGGGTCATCGGGGTTGCTGTCCTTATCGTCGTCGGCACCGGAGGCTATCGCGGCTGGCTGTACTGGCACGAACAAAATGCGCAACAGGCCGGCGATACCTTTCTTGAGGCCGTAAGCCTGTCGGAAGCCGGCAACTATGACGAAGCCGAAAAGATGTTCGCGACGCTGAATGATGCGACGGGCGGGTACCCCGCGCTTGCGCGCATGCGGTCGGCGACCGATCTGGGCAATGCCGGAAACATCACCGAGGCCGTGGCCGCGTTCGATGCGCTGAGCCGCGACAGCGCGGTGCCGGAACCGCTTCGTGACATCGCCGCGCTCCGGGCTGCCTTTCTGGCCGTCGATACGCAAGAGTACTCCGCGATCGCGGACCGGGTGGAAGGACTGTCCGGAGCGGACAGTGCTTTCCGGGCCGCTGCGCGTGAAGTCCTGGCACTCAGCGCCTGGAAGAGCGGGGACATCGACACCGCCCGCCGCTGGATCTCTGATCTGGATGCTGACCAGGAGACGCCGGCCGACGTTTCGCGCCGGGTCGGCCTGCTTAACGATGTTATTCGCGCCAAGTATGGCGATGCACCTTCCGAGAAAGGCGAGGCGGCACAGTGA
- a CDS encoding PilZ domain-containing protein has translation MNQDKRADTRMRTLKAGRIVYDRLSRVFDCTIRNASEAGALLLVPSTTGIPSEFLLYMDSDHKRRPAEVVWRQDDRIGIRFTGPAEDIV, from the coding sequence ATGAATCAGGACAAGCGAGCAGATACACGCATGCGAACCTTGAAGGCGGGGCGGATTGTCTACGATCGCCTTTCGCGCGTGTTCGACTGCACCATCCGCAACGCGAGCGAAGCCGGGGCTTTGCTGCTCGTGCCGAGCACCACGGGCATTCCATCGGAATTCCTGCTTTATATGGATTCGGATCACAAAAGACGGCCGGCCGAAGTGGTCTGGCGCCAGGATGACCGGATCGGCATCCGTTTTACCGGTCCGGCTGAGGACATCGTATAA
- a CDS encoding Fur family transcriptional regulator — MSSTHVGSHTAHDLPKLTRNQGLVFDTLSTEAGPMTAYAILDALRSEGFKAPLQVYRALDKLVEFGIVHRLESLNAFVACSHPGCGKNETAAFAICETCGGVSEFTPEKAVDCLQAWADSTGFVPTRTTIELRGTCKDCTANA; from the coding sequence ATGAGCAGCACGCATGTCGGTTCGCATACCGCGCACGATCTTCCCAAACTGACGCGCAATCAGGGGCTTGTATTCGATACCCTGTCCACTGAGGCAGGGCCGATGACAGCCTATGCGATCCTGGATGCCTTGCGTTCGGAAGGGTTCAAGGCACCGCTTCAGGTCTACCGGGCACTGGACAAGCTGGTCGAGTTCGGGATCGTTCACCGCCTAGAAAGCCTCAACGCGTTTGTGGCCTGCAGTCATCCGGGTTGCGGGAAGAATGAGACCGCCGCCTTCGCCATTTGCGAGACATGCGGTGGCGTCAGTGAATTCACCCCGGAAAAGGCGGTCGACTGTCTCCAGGCATGGGCCGACAGTACGGGCTTTGTGCCGACGAGAACCACGATTGAGCTTCGCGGCACCTGTAAGGATTGCACCGCAAACGCATAG